A genomic region of Pseudomonas frederiksbergensis contains the following coding sequences:
- a CDS encoding DUF883 family protein: MARKIPVHANDDQIKDQVFSELQALIEESEKLLKSSASLVGDEAENLRGQIALKLRQARDSVSSVRERTQPVVDATETYIGGHPWQTVAISAGFGLVVGLLLGRR, encoded by the coding sequence ATGGCCCGAAAAATCCCGGTGCACGCAAACGACGACCAAATCAAGGATCAAGTCTTCAGCGAGCTTCAAGCATTGATCGAAGAGTCGGAGAAATTGCTCAAAAGCAGCGCCTCACTGGTCGGCGATGAAGCTGAAAACCTGCGCGGACAAATCGCGCTGAAACTGCGGCAGGCACGCGACTCCGTCTCCAGCGTGCGTGAGCGGACGCAGCCGGTGGTCGATGCGACCGAAACCTACATCGGCGGTCACCCTTGGCAAACCGTTGCGATCTCGGCCGGTTTTGGTCTGGTGGTGGGGTTGCTGCTGGGACGTCGCTGA
- a CDS encoding Ldh family oxidoreductase, translating into MPVSPEMAVNPDTSVVSYAELVQLLTRIFLQHGTSIEVAQVLAQNCAGAERDGAHSHGVFRIPGYVSTLNSGWVNGKAVPVVEDVASGFVRVDAGNGFAQPALAAGRDLLVAKARSAGIAVMAIRNSHHFAALWPDVEPFAYEGLVALSVVNSMTCVVPHGADRPLFGTNPIAFAAPRAGAEPIVFDLATSAIAHGDVQIAARKGERLPPGMGVDSLGQPTQDPKAILEGGALLPFGGHKGSALSMMVELLAAALTGGNFSFEFDWSNHPGAKTPWTGQLLIVIDPSKAAGQSFAERSEELVRQMHGVGLRRLPGDRRHRERAKTLAGGIALDAQTLEQLRELAGN; encoded by the coding sequence ATGCCTGTATCGCCCGAAATGGCTGTCAACCCGGACACCTCAGTGGTGAGTTACGCGGAGCTTGTGCAGTTACTGACCCGGATTTTTTTGCAACATGGCACCTCGATCGAGGTCGCCCAGGTATTGGCACAAAACTGTGCCGGTGCCGAACGCGATGGTGCCCACAGTCATGGGGTGTTCCGGATCCCGGGGTATGTCTCGACGCTGAACAGCGGCTGGGTCAATGGCAAAGCCGTTCCGGTGGTCGAGGACGTGGCCTCGGGTTTTGTCAGGGTGGACGCGGGCAACGGCTTCGCCCAACCGGCGTTGGCCGCAGGCCGCGACCTGTTGGTGGCGAAAGCCCGCAGCGCCGGTATCGCGGTCATGGCGATCCGCAATTCCCATCATTTCGCGGCACTTTGGCCGGACGTCGAACCCTTTGCCTATGAAGGTCTGGTGGCGCTGAGCGTGGTCAACAGCATGACCTGTGTGGTGCCGCACGGCGCCGATCGCCCGCTGTTTGGCACGAACCCGATTGCCTTCGCTGCACCCCGTGCGGGCGCAGAGCCAATAGTGTTTGACCTGGCCACCAGCGCCATCGCCCATGGCGACGTACAGATTGCTGCGCGCAAGGGCGAACGTTTGCCACCTGGTATGGGCGTGGACAGCCTGGGCCAGCCAACACAGGACCCGAAAGCCATTCTGGAGGGCGGTGCATTGCTGCCATTCGGTGGGCACAAAGGCTCGGCATTGTCGATGATGGTCGAACTGCTGGCGGCGGCGTTGACCGGCGGCAACTTTTCGTTCGAGTTCGACTGGTCGAATCATCCCGGGGCGAAAACCCCGTGGACAGGGCAGTTACTGATTGTGATCGACCCGAGCAAAGCCGCCGGGCAGAGTTTCGCCGAACGCAGTGAGGAACTGGTCAGGCAGATGCATGGCGTTGGGCTGCGGCGCCTGCCGGGTGACCGACGTCACCGCGAGCGGGCGAAGACGCTGGCTGGGGGCATAGCGCTCGATGCGCAGACCCTGGAGCAATTGCGGGAACTGGCGGGTAATTGA